A single window of Carassius auratus strain Wakin chromosome 9, ASM336829v1, whole genome shotgun sequence DNA harbors:
- the LOC113109184 gene encoding uncharacterized protein LOC113109184, with product MKDTNLEDSDELFDSTPESSDDYVPDTTSESDSDVSLTLNQAKRRLLDELDIDQSGSVSCPDCDTTTSDKMHNVASEASGTGEEPSSSQNTTDGIVVSAYQKRDGARVYNKRHYCLYCSKPYAKMARHLESSHENKSDVARALSFPKGSKERKNQLDYIRNRGNYAHNAAVMESGKGELVPFKRPRKEVQGEDFMHCAYCQGLFTRKVLWRHMRTCRLQPQSDPPKPGKNRVQSMCTYTGPVPSNMTKQLWGVISAMNPDPITDIIKNDRVITDIGQHLLNKGGLSDKNKQCVREKMRELGRLIHNARKVTSLKTLEDCVNPKKYMETVKAVKYTCGYDSETDKFLIPSLANKLGNSLVKVCKLLKAQGLISNDKQLVKNASEFQEVHANKWNEMISATALRNIREAKWNVPTLMPFTEDVQKLHTFLSQVQDEWFNLLSESPSTKAWMELAKVCLAQMILFNWRREGEVASMPLSVFLSRDTSDPHEDVDWALSEVEKKLCRHFTRVITRGKRGRPVPVLLTPKMLCSLELLVKQREACGVLKDNAYMFARPEAMTHFRGSDCLRGFAKACGAKCPKALTSTRLRKHAATLSTVLNMTDTEMDQLANFLGHDIRIHREFYRLPEKTLQLAKISKVLMALEQGRLAEFHGKNLDEIGIDPDEKVVDCDEEEQVNDCDEEDRSIQEGHCSSTVDASAEVALPATERNMSHKRGKPSSEVPMSSGASAMRPTCKGKSSQKKAPWQQAEVQAVERHLKSFIISGTVPAKSDCEKCLKAEPQALRNRDWKTVKFYVYNRITAFKKKLQCR from the exons atgaaagATACAAATCTTGAAGATTCTGATGAGCTCTTTGATTCTACACCAGAGAGTTCCGATGATTATGTTCCAGATACCACTTCTGAAAGTGACAGTGATGTTAGCCTTACACTAAACCAGGCAAAACGTCGGCTTCTTGATGAACTGGATATTGATCAGTCTGGCTCAGTGAGTTGCCCTGATTGTGACACCACAACGTCAGACAAAATGCACAATGTTGCGTCTGAAGCATCTGGAACAGGAGAAGAACCCAGTTCAAGTCAGAACACAACAGACGGAATAGTTGTTAGTGCATACCAAAAAAGAGATGGTGCTAGAGTGTACAACAAGAGACATTACTGCTTGTACTGCAGTAAACCCTATGCTAAGATGGCAAGGCATCTAGAAAGTTCACATGAAAATAAGTCTGATGTGGCTAGAGCTCTAAGCTTTCCAAAGGGTTCAAAGGAGAGGAAAAACCAGCTTGATTATATTCGCAACAGAGGAAACTATGCTCACAATGCAGCTGTTATGGAGTCAGGAAAGGGGGAACTAGTGCCATTTAAACGACCACGTAAAGAAGTGCAGGGAGAAGATTTCATGCATTGTGCATACTGTCAAGGACTTTTTACAAGAAAGGTCCTGTGGAGACACATGCGTACTTGTAGACTTCAACCACAATCAGACCCTCCCAAACCAGGAAAAAACCGTGTTCAGTCCATGTGTACCTACACAGGGCCTGTGCCTTCAAACATGACCAAACAACTGTGGGGAGTAATCAGTGCCATGAATCCTGACCCAATcacagatataataaaaaatgacagagtAATTACTGATATTGGGCAGCACTTGTTGAACAAAGGTGGGCTATCAGATAAGAATAAACAATGTGTGCGGGAGAAGATGCGAGAACTGGGAAGATTGATTCACAATGCCAGGAAAGTCACCTCCTTAAAAACACTGGAAGATTGTGTAAATCCAAAGAAGTACATGGAGACCGTCAAAGCTGTTAAGTATACATGTGGGTATGACAGTGAAACCGACAAATTCTTGATTCCATCTCTTGCTAACAAGCTTGGGAATTCCCTGGTTAAAGTATGCAAACTCTTGAAAGCTCAGGGCTTAATCTCCAATGACAAACAGCTTGTGAAGAATGCCAGTGAGTTTCAAGAAGTCCATGCGAATAAGTGGAACGAGATGATTTCTGCTACAGCATTGAGGAATATCAGGGAAGCAAAGTGGAATGTGCCCACGCTCATGCCCTTTACTGAAGACGTACAAAAACTGCATACTTTTCTCAGTCAAGTGCAAGATGAGTGGTTCAACCTGCTCTCTGAAAGTCCATCTACTAAAGCCTGGATGGAGCTGGCCAAGGTGTGTCTAGCTCAGATGATTCTCTTTAATTGGCGGAGAGAAGGAGAGGTGGCGAGCATGcctttgtctgtgtttttatcaAGAGACACTTCTGATCCACATGAGGATGTGGACTGGGCTCTCTCCGAAGTGGAGAAGAAACTCTGCAGACACTTCACAAGGGTTATCACCAGGGGAAAGCGTGGTCGGCCAGTTCCAGTCCTTCTGACTCCAAAAATGCTGTGTTCCTTAGAACTCCTTGTTAAGCAGAGAGAGGCGTGTGGGGTTTTAAAAGACAATGCCTATATGTTTGCTAGACCAGAAGCCATGACACATTTCCGAGGGTCAGACTGCCTCCGTGGCTTTGCAAAGGCTTGTGGTGCAAAGTGTCCCAAGGCACTGACATCTACCAGGCTGCGTAAGCATGCCGCGACCCTTTCAACAGTGCTGAACATGACCGACACCGAGATGGACCAGCTGGCAAACTTTCTCGGGCACGACATCAGAATCCATCGTGAGTTCTATCGACTCCCTGAGAAGACCCTGCAACTAGCCAAGATCAGCAAAGTTTTAATGGCTCTTGAGCAAGGAAGATTAGCTGAGTTCCATGGCAAGAACTTGGATGAAATTGGGATAGATCCTGATG AAAAAGTAGTTGACTGTGATGAGGAAGAACAAGTTAATGACTGTGATGAGGAAGACAGGAGCATACAAGAGGGACACTGTTCATCTACTGTTGACG CTTCAGCCGAGGTGGCACTTCCTGCTACCGAGAGGAATATGTCACACAAGAGAGGCAAACCATCATCAGAAGTGCCGATGTCTTCAGGAGCCAGTGCTATGAGACCAACTTGCAAAG GTAAAAGTAGCCAGAAGAAAGCTCCCTGGCAGCAGGCAGAGGTGCAGGCGGTGGAAAGGCACCTGAAGTCATTCATCATATCTGGCACTGTACCAGCAAAGAGTGACTGTGAGAAATGTTTGAAAGCTGAACCACAAGCTCTGAGGAACCGCGATTGGAAGACagtaaaattttatgtttataatcgCATTACAGCTTTCAAAAAGAAATTGCAGTGCAGATAA
- the LOC113109213 gene encoding histone-lysine N-methyltransferase set-1-like — MHHVVMKSDKTKFEVNYINAVKGRGLFAKGSFCKGDFIVEYRGELINYAELERRRKLYHPSCAVFMFEFKWRGKTWCIDASREDGSFGRLVNDDHQHPNCKMKKIDVNGKAHLCLFALKDIKEGEEITYDYGGDDCPWRTQVSCRNN, encoded by the exons ATGCATCATGTTGTCATGAAGTCTGACAAAACTAAATTCGAGGTGAACTACATCAATGCGGTGAAAG GACGTGGATTATTTGCAAAAGGTTCCTTTTGCAAAGGAGATTTTATTGTGGAGTACAGGGGTGAGTTGATCAATTATGCAGAGCTGGAGAGGAGAAGAAAACTCTACCACCCATCctgtgctgtttttatgttcgaGTTTAAGTGGAGAGGGAAAACATGGTG CATTGATGCATCTAGGGAAGATGGATCGTTTGGGCGGTTAGTTAACGATGACCACCAACATCCAAATTGTAAGATGAAGAAAATTGATGTGAATGGAAAGGCACACCTGTGTTTATTTGCGCTGAAAGACATTAAAGAAGGAGAAGAAATCACATATGATTATGGGGGAGACGACTGCCCATGGAGGACCCAAGTAAGTTGCAGAAATAACTAA